The genomic segment TGTGTCGCCCCAAAGCGCGGCCTATAGCCTGAGTGATAGCACAGGTGTAGACACCGTACTAACCCTGAGTGACACCGACAGCGAGCAAACCGTCACTGTGTCGCTAGAGGCTAGCAATGCCGACAGCAGCAGTATTACCTCGGTGACTATCGATCACCTGCCCGAAGCGGCCTCGAACTGGGATAGCTTGGGCGCATTAACCGATACCGCACAAACCTTAAATGCCGGTGATACCGTACAGCTTCGTCTGGTAACCGATGGCGGTACCGATGTGTACCTGCCCGACAACGCATTGGAGCTAAGTGAAGAAACCGCTGCAGCAAGCGCGTGGACATTGGCATTAGCCGAAGCGGTTAACGAGCTCAATACTGATGTTCGTATTGGCGTGGTGGACAGCGACGGTGATGTAGCGCCGGTAGCAAGTGCTACTGAAAACCGTGTCTATGCCCAGGCGCCAACGCAGTATGTCAGTGCGTTTGTAGTGGTAGACGGTGGTTCGTCGTCATCCTCTTCTTCATCGTCTACCCCGACGGGCAGCTACTGTAATTGGTATGGGACCGCAACGCCTTTGTGTGAAAACACGCAAAGCGGTTGGGGTTATGAGAATGGCGCCAGCTGTGTGTCGGTAACCACCTGTGAATCTCAGCCCGAGCCTTATGGTGTGGTTGAGGGCGGTGCTTCCAGCTCCAGCTCTTCTTCCAGTAGTTCTTCGGTTTCCAGCAGCTCCAGCTCTTCGGTTCCCGCCAGCGCTAACTGCGCTCATACCGTTAGCAACTCGTGGGGTAACGGATTTATCGGTGAAGTGACAATTACCAACGACAGCGACACTGATATTAACGGTTGGAATGTGCAGTGGGAGTACGACGAAAACGTTGCCATTACCAATAGCTGGTCGGCGGATATTACCGGTAATAACCCCTACCAGGCATCGGCCGCTGGGTATAACCAAACCATTGCCGCTGGGGAGTCGATTACCTTTGGCTTCCAGGCCAGCGGATCGCCCGGTGAGGTTCAGGTAACCGGCGATATCTGCGACTAAGTCAGTATTCCAACGGGCGCTTAAGGCGCCCGTTTGGTTTGCCCGCTGTGTTCATGTGGTGGGACAGTGGCTGTAATCACAATAACTATGTTCGAGAGACCAAAATCCATAATGGAGGATTCCACCTTGCAACGGATAAAACTTATAACCTTAGGTGCGTGCGCCGCCGGTGTGCTGATGTCGGCATCGGCCAATGCCCAACAACAAAATTACGGCGAAGCGCTGCAAAAATCTCTGTACTTTTACGAAGCCCAACAGGCGGGCCCGCTGCCCGAATGGAACCGCGTACCCTGGCGCGGTGATTCGACCCCCAATGACGGCGATGATGTAGGCCTGGATTTGCGCGGTGGTTGGTTCGATGCGGGCGACCACGTTAAATTTGGTTTTCCTATGGCTGCCACTACCACATTACTGGCGTGGGGCGGGGTCGATTATCGCCAGGCCTATGAAGATTCTGGCCAGATGGAGCACCTGTTAAACAACCTGCGTTTTGTGAACGATTATTTTATTAACGCCCACCCCGAGCCCAATGTGCTTTATGGCCAGGTAGGTATAGGCGGGCAAGACCATACCTTCTGGGGCCCGGCGGAAGTCGTGCACCATAAAATTCCCGACTCCCGGGTATCAATGAAAATTGATATGAACTGCCCCGGCCCGGATTTGGCGGCCGAGACGGCTGCCGCCATGGCGTCGTCTTCCATGGTATTTAGCCCCACCGATTCGGCTTACGCCAGCGAGCTGTTAACCCACGCCGAACAATTGTTTGCCTTTGCGGAAGCGACCACCGGGACCGACGGCGTGGACAACGCGTATTCCAACTGCATTACCGATGCGCAGCAGTTTTATAACTCTACTTATGGTGTCTACTGGGACGAAATGGCTTGGGGTGCGGTCTGGCTGTGGCGCGCCACAGGCGATGACGCCTACCTGGATAAAGCGCTGGCCTATTACGATCAAATGGGCACCGAGAATCAATCCACTACGCCGGTTTATACCTGGTCATTGGGTTGGAACGACAAAGCCTATGGCGTTTACGTAATGCTGGCTTCCCTGCTGGATGAAGAGCGTTTTCACACTGATGCCCAGCGCTACTTAGACCACTGGAGTGTGGGCGATGGCAATCGCACGCCGGGCGGAATTGTGGTGGTGGATAGCTCGGGTTGGGGCGTCAACCGCTACGCGGCCAATATCGCCTACCTGGCTTTGTACTATGCCGATTCGCTCGATAGCAGCGACCCATTGAAGTCGCGTTACCAAGACTTTGGTGTGACGCAAATCGATTATATTTTGGGGGAAAACCCGGCTAACCGAAGCTTTTTAATCGGCTATGGCAACGACTACCCCACCAACGTTCACCACCGTGGCTCCCACGGCAGCTGGGCCGACAGTTTGCAAACGCCTGATCAGCAGCGTCATGTTTTATACGGCGCTGTGGTGGCGGGCCCGGATGCGGACACCAACTATGTCGAAGATCGCGGCGACTACATCATGAACGAGGTGGCCGTGGATTATAACTCGGGCTTTACCAGTGCGGCGGCGGCCATGTTTGCCGATTACGGCGGCAGCGCCTTGCCCGACTCGCAGTTCCCACCTAGCGAGGAGCGCGGCGACGATGAATTCATCATTGGCGCTAAGGTGAACAGCTCGGGGCCACGTCATGTGGAAATTCGCGCGGTACTGCAAAACCGCAGCACCACGCCGGCCGAGGGGCGCGATGATTTCTCGTTCCGCTATTTCTACGATTTAAGTGAAGCCTACGCCGCCGGATATACCGTGGACGATATCACCATGACCTCGGGCTATTCTCAGGCGACCTCCATCAGCCCGCTGCAAAGCTGGGGTGATCCGGTCGATCATATTTACTACACCGAAGTCAGCTTTGCCGGTGATATGATTTTCCCCGGCGGCCAGTCGGCGCATCGCCGCGAGGTACAGTTCCGCGCGTCTCTGCCCACCAATACCAATGAAAACGTGTGGGACAGCAGCAACGACCCGTCCTTTGATCCGGCCTATCAAAATACTTCAGAGCAATACGGCCACCCCTCTACGGTGATTCCGATTTACACCTCGGAAGGATTGATCAGCGGTGAAGAGCCCGGTGGTGGCTGCGGTGGCGATACCGGTGTTAACTGCGTGCCCAGCGCCTCGGATGTGTCTGTTAGCACCGAGTTTGAAACGGCCGTAGACGTTACCCTGCAGGGCAGTGACGATGACGGCAGCGTGCAGAGCTATAACATTCTTGAAGCGCCACTTAATGGCAGCTTAAGCGG from the Gilvimarinus sp. DA14 genome contains:
- a CDS encoding glycoside hydrolase family 9 protein; this encodes MEDSTLQRIKLITLGACAAGVLMSASANAQQQNYGEALQKSLYFYEAQQAGPLPEWNRVPWRGDSTPNDGDDVGLDLRGGWFDAGDHVKFGFPMAATTTLLAWGGVDYRQAYEDSGQMEHLLNNLRFVNDYFINAHPEPNVLYGQVGIGGQDHTFWGPAEVVHHKIPDSRVSMKIDMNCPGPDLAAETAAAMASSSMVFSPTDSAYASELLTHAEQLFAFAEATTGTDGVDNAYSNCITDAQQFYNSTYGVYWDEMAWGAVWLWRATGDDAYLDKALAYYDQMGTENQSTTPVYTWSLGWNDKAYGVYVMLASLLDEERFHTDAQRYLDHWSVGDGNRTPGGIVVVDSSGWGVNRYAANIAYLALYYADSLDSSDPLKSRYQDFGVTQIDYILGENPANRSFLIGYGNDYPTNVHHRGSHGSWADSLQTPDQQRHVLYGAVVAGPDADTNYVEDRGDYIMNEVAVDYNSGFTSAAAAMFADYGGSALPDSQFPPSEERGDDEFIIGAKVNSSGPRHVEIRAVLQNRSTTPAEGRDDFSFRYFYDLSEAYAAGYTVDDITMTSGYSQATSISPLQSWGDPVDHIYYTEVSFAGDMIFPGGQSAHRREVQFRASLPTNTNENVWDSSNDPSFDPAYQNTSEQYGHPSTVIPIYTSEGLISGEEPGGGCGGDTGVNCVPSASDVSVSTEFETAVDVTLQGSDDDGSVQSYNILEAPLNGSLSGSGANLVYTPDVGFSGSDSFTYSVTDNAGAESDPATVSIAVEAEAVPSVAITSPASGAEVTPGSDVQVQFALDNASGVRVRVNDLVVTDVTDGNMVTVTAPSAEGSFTISVTALDDGGAETQASSSITLNAVSEPTNTAPVACLSPLNAEVNTGEAVNFDASCSSDPDGDALSFSWDFGNGQSAQGSTASVSYAQAGTYTVSLTADDGTDSDTASTTVTVGETGGGEGALCEFVVSNEWNSGYIGLIRITNQGDSVINGWNVNWQFTDGSTMTNSWNAVISGSSPYSASDMGWNSQIQPGQTVEFGMQVQKGGSNAVVPNVTGSICQ
- a CDS encoding lytic polysaccharide monooxygenase encodes the protein MRKSLMLCSSLALLASANVYSHGLMSDPASRNWTCGAVTKPDQAQPGTACAEAFADDFNGGYQFMSVLTHDVGRAGVEPLPDNVCGFDSETWSGGATPWDKPIDWPTNPMSAGEQTITWNISWGPHYDDTEEFRYWITKPGFQYTVGEALTWDDFESEAFCVLEYDDSNPNASPLVVPDKGNSLFHTTCTVPERDGRHVIYGEWGRNYFTYERFHGCIDVEFNGGGGPVPVVADIQMSPEVSTVTGAGQVSLSAANSQGDDLSYQWSVSPQSAAYSLSDSTGVDTVLTLSDTDSEQTVTVSLEASNADSSSITSVTIDHLPEAASNWDSLGALTDTAQTLNAGDTVQLRLVTDGGTDVYLPDNALELSEETAAASAWTLALAEAVNELNTDVRIGVVDSDGDVAPVASATENRVYAQAPTQYVSAFVVVDGGSSSSSSSSSTPTGSYCNWYGTATPLCENTQSGWGYENGASCVSVTTCESQPEPYGVVEGGASSSSSSSSSSSVSSSSSSSVPASANCAHTVSNSWGNGFIGEVTITNDSDTDINGWNVQWEYDENVAITNSWSADITGNNPYQASAAGYNQTIAAGESITFGFQASGSPGEVQVTGDICD